In the Nitrosopumilus cobalaminigenes genome, ACAATTACTCTACCTCTGCTTGATCCAGTTTTGATAATACTTTCATGATGTCGCCTTTGATTTTATCTAAATCATCTGCATCATCATCAAAGTCATCATCTAATGTAACTGGTTTTTCTTTGATTGGTTCTGGAAGTGCTTTGTGTTCGGTTATTTTTGCAACTTCTTTGTTAATGTCAGGCTTAACCTCAACTTTGATTTCAGGTTTTGGTGTTACTGATTGAATAATCTCAATTTTGTCTTCAACTTTTGGTTTTGGTTGAATGATTTCTTGCACAATTTCCTCTTTTGGTTTGATTACTTCTGTAGGAATTACTCTTGGTTGAGGCATTGATTTTGTAACTTTCTTTTCTTCTTCAAATAATGGGAATTTTGGTTCCTTCCTTGAAATATTTGTAAGTGTTGTTAATTCAAATGATTGTCTTGATTTAGTTGGGGGAATCTCAATTGGTTCCATTTTACTTTCTTTTGGTTTATCAAAGTTGAATACATTTGAAATCTTTTGTTTTGTTTCTTGTTTTACTTCTGGAACTTTTACCTTTGATGTCTCAACTTTGGCACTTGTCATCTTTGATGATAATTCATACAATCTATCATCTAGTTTCGATAATTTTTGATCCATCAATGTGATCAATCCGTCACCAACTGGACCCAAGTCTGGATGGTTACTTGCTTGTTCAAGTTTTTCTAGTTTAGCTAATACAATTCCTAATTGGTGTTGATACTTTAGTAACAATTTGTCTTTTTGAATTTTAGAAAATTCAGATTCTGCTTGATATAATCTTGAAATAGTTTTAGTTAGAATATCTTTTTCAATTTTTAATGAACTTATTTGACTTTTAATGTGTGAACTGGCACCAAGACTGAGTAATTGATTTTTGTCTCTTGGCATTTTACGTACAGCGGCTGCTGTTGCAACACCTGCTAATGAACTAAGAATTAGAACAATCTCTTGCATCTATGTATACCATTTAATCCAGGAATACTTTCTGCGTTTTGCCTCTGGGAATCCACAACTTGCACATTGGTGGTGACGTTTGTGAAGTGAGTTTTTACCACATCTTCTGCATCTAATGTGAACTTTCTTTTTTGTAAATCCACCCATAGAAGTTGTACCTTTAGTCATTGCAAATCACCTAATTTTGTGCTGGTGGAGGAGATATCATTACGACATTGTCTCCTCTAACTACAATGCTTCCGAGGCTCTTAGAATCGCCTTCAGCAGGAATTTCCTCTGAAGAATCGAGTAGCAGGTTCATGTGTTGGTCAAAACCGAGTAAATTACCTCTTATGGTTTTGTTTCCTTTGAGTTTTATCAATACAACTTGATTGATACTCTCATCCAATACTTTTACTGCCATATCAACGGACATCATTAATCACTTATTGACATGGATATCGAGGCGTTATATTAAATTTCCATTGGTGAAACTATGAGCTATGCCCAGTAAGGCAAGATTGACACCTTTTTCCAAGATTTTTGATGATTTCATCTAAAATCACTTGTCCATCTTTCTTTGTTGCTTTTCTAGGATCCCCCCAAATTCCATTTTTGGTTGCTTTAGGAAAGGACTGATTTGCAAGTTTTCCAATCTTTGTAATTTCTTGTTTTGTCATTCCTTCTGTAATGAGACCTTTTTTTGCTAAATTCATTTTGACATTTTTTGAGATTGCAAGCATAAGTGAAGTTTCTACAAACCCTGCATGATCAAACTCTCTTTCCATAAAATGCCAGTATGACAATGGAAATACTTTGAGTTTATTTTTTGATATTTTTTTGAGTTTTACATCTAGATTTTTGATAGGTTTTAGATTTCCATGATGACCATTAATTATGAAAACTGTTTTGATGTTATTAGATAAGAGTGACATACACAAATCAGTTAGAACTGTTTTTAGTGTTGATTCCCTAACACTCAGATTAAAAAATGGAGCATGCTCAAATGATACACCATAGCTTAGTGTGGGAAGTAAAAGACATCCTAATTTCTCTGATATTTTTTTTGCAACTTCTGTAACAATATCTGAATCAGTTGATATTGGTAAATGAGGTCCATGCTGCTCAATTGAGCCTACGGGAATTATGGCAATTTGTTTTTTCTTTGATAATGTTTTTCTAAGAATAGGATCAAATTGGGTTTTGATTTCTGTCATTTAATTCACTTATTTGATGTGAACTTTTCTCCAGCGAACTTCTAGTTTATTTTCAAGATGCATCTTCATTGCTTTAAGCAATGTGTCTGCTTCTAACTTTTGTCCTTTTGCTTTCATTTTTTCTAACGTGTCATTTGGATCAACTTTGAAAGAGTCTTGGAAAATAATTGGTCCTTGATCCAAGTTTTCCGTTACGTAATGAGATGTTACACCAACAATCTTTGTACCTCTCTCAAATGCTTGTGCATATGCAGAAGCTCCTGGAAATGCTGGAAGTAATGATGGATGAATATTAATAATTCTATTTGGATATCTCCAAACAAAATTTGGACTAAGGATTCTCATATATCTTGCAAGTGAGATTAAATCAATGTTGTATTGTTTACAAACTTGAATAATTTTCTCCTCTGCCTTATCTTGAACCTTGTCTTCAATTGCAACAAAAGGGATTTTTGCTTTTTTTGCAAGTGGTTCTAAAGTTTTTTCGGTACCTATAATTACTGAAATTTTTCCTTTGAGTGATTTTGCATTTGCAAGAATTGTTTCAAGACATAGTGGCTCTTTAGTAACTAATACTGCAATATTCTTCTGTGAATTTGTTTCATGATGTGTACTGACATCCATTTTTTCTTTTTTAGATAGACTTTGAATATCTGAATCAAACTTTTTTACATCAACTGCTTTTGAAAAAGAAACTTCTAGATACATGCCGAAAAGACCTTTGATTACATTTTGATTTACCTTCTCAATGTTTCCACCTTTAGAGAATGCAAAATTCGTAAACGTAGCTACAATTCCTTCTCTGTCTTTACCTACAACTGTGATTCCTACTACTGTCTTTTTCATGACTTTGTTTGCTGAAGATTTTCTCATTATTAATCATTCACAGAAATCAAAATGGTGCGGGAGGTGGGATTTGAACCCACGAAATCCTAAGATATAGGGTCCTAAGCCCTACGCCTTTGACCAGGCTGGGCGACTCCCGCAACGGATTTGCCATTAAACACAAATTTATCTATTATTGCACAGTATTGTGGCGAAATTTTTCGGAACAAATGGAATTCGTGGAGTCTTCGATGAAGATTTTACATTAGAATTTGTTCATGATATGACCCTTGCAATTGGAACATACTTTGGAAAAGGACCTGTATTGATAGGATATGATGGCAGAGAATCAAGTCCTATAATCTGTAAAGTTGTTAGTTCTGCTTTGAATTCTATAGGAATTGATTGTAATGTTGCAGGACTTGTACCCACTCCTTGTCTAGAATATGCAGTAAAGAGTTTGGGATATTCTGGTGGATTGATGATAACTGCATCTCATAATCCTCCACAATACAATGGAATCAAACCTTGTGCAAAAGATGGAGTGGAAATCTCACGTGAAGATGAATTAATCATTGAGGATATCTATTTACAAAAAAATTGGCTCAAGAAATCTGATTCATGGGGAATAACTAGGACTGAAAATACAGCAATTGAGACATATCTGAAAGGAATTATTTCACATGTTGATTCTACACTAATAGAATCAAAACATTTCAAAGTTGTTTTAGATTTAGGTAACGGTGCACAAGCAGTATCTGCCCCTAACTTTTGTGAATTACTTGGATGTGAAACATTCCTTGTAAATCCAAACATTGATGGTACATTTCCAGGACGTGGATCTGAACCTACACCGCAAAACCTTTCTGAACTTTCAAAAACTGTTAAGGAACACAATGCAGATGTGGGAATTGCATTTGATGGTGATGGAGATAGAAGTATTTTTTGTGATAACAATGGAGACATATTGACTGGAGACAAGTCTGCACTAGTACTTACACAACATATTTTGAAAAAAAATCCAAATTCGCTTGTTGTAACTTGTTTGAATTCTGGTTCAAACATTGAAGTTTTAGCTAAACAATTTGAATCAAAAGTAATTAGAACTAAAGTTGGAAGTGTTGAAGTTTCACGAAAAATGGTTCCAACTAATGCACTAATTGGATTTGAAGAAAATGGTGGCTACATGTATGGAAAACATAATCAAGTAAGGGATGGTTGTATGACATTGGCTTTGATGCTTGACTTGCTTGCCACATCTGAAAAACCACTTGCTAATTCAATTAACAGTCTACCTCCTTCATTTACAACTAAAGATAAGATTTCATGTCCTCCAGAAAAAATCCCAAAATTGATCTCTTTACTAAAAGAGGAATATCCAAATTCTGATACTTCTGATGGTATCAAGATTTCAATAGATCTCAAAAATTGGGTAATGATTAGACCTAGTGGAACAGAACCAATTGTCAGAGTATATGCAGAAGCTGAAAGTCAGGAGAAATTAGATACTTTGATGTCTGAATATCTTGAAAAAGTAAGCTCAATAATTTCCAGATAACACTTTTAAAACCAAACCCAGCGATGGATAGAATGGAGAATGAACCCCTAGGGTGACGAAGTATGGGAAAAGCATATTATGTTAAATTTGAGACGCCAGAGGACCTCGTAAATCCTATCTTAGAGGCCGTAAGAGTATCATCTACAAGCGGTAAAGTCAAGAAAGGAACCAACGAAGCAACCAAGGCAATTGAACGTGGTACTAGTAAATTAATTGTAATCGCTGAAGATGTTGAACCACCAGAGGTAGTAGCCCATCTTCCAATTCTATGTGAAGAGCAAGGTGCAGCATATGCATTTGTTCCAAGCAAAGAGGAGTTAGGCAAATCATTAGGTATTGATATTACTTCAGCCGCTGCAGCAATTTTGGATGCAGGTGATGCACAACACATTGTAGACCAAGTTGTATCATCCATCGCTAAAATTAAAGGCGGTAAGACCGAAGAATGAGTCAAAACGCTGAAGAAGTAGTTCAATCTGAAATTATTCAAATTGTTGGTAGAACCGGCAT is a window encoding:
- a CDS encoding formyltetrahydrofolate deformylase, whose product is MKKTVVGITVVGKDREGIVATFTNFAFSKGGNIEKVNQNVIKGLFGMYLEVSFSKAVDVKKFDSDIQSLSKKEKMDVSTHHETNSQKNIAVLVTKEPLCLETILANAKSLKGKISVIIGTEKTLEPLAKKAKIPFVAIEDKVQDKAEEKIIQVCKQYNIDLISLARYMRILSPNFVWRYPNRIINIHPSLLPAFPGASAYAQAFERGTKIVGVTSHYVTENLDQGPIIFQDSFKVDPNDTLEKMKAKGQKLEADTLLKAMKMHLENKLEVRWRKVHIK
- the glmM gene encoding phosphoglucosamine mutase, giving the protein MAKFFGTNGIRGVFDEDFTLEFVHDMTLAIGTYFGKGPVLIGYDGRESSPIICKVVSSALNSIGIDCNVAGLVPTPCLEYAVKSLGYSGGLMITASHNPPQYNGIKPCAKDGVEISREDELIIEDIYLQKNWLKKSDSWGITRTENTAIETYLKGIISHVDSTLIESKHFKVVLDLGNGAQAVSAPNFCELLGCETFLVNPNIDGTFPGRGSEPTPQNLSELSKTVKEHNADVGIAFDGDGDRSIFCDNNGDILTGDKSALVLTQHILKKNPNSLVVTCLNSGSNIEVLAKQFESKVIRTKVGSVEVSRKMVPTNALIGFEENGGYMYGKHNQVRDGCMTLALMLDLLATSEKPLANSINSLPPSFTTKDKISCPPEKIPKLISLLKEEYPNSDTSDGIKISIDLKNWVMIRPSGTEPIVRVYAEAESQEKLDTLMSEYLEKVSSIISR
- a CDS encoding 50S ribosomal protein L37e codes for the protein MTKGTTSMGGFTKKKVHIRCRRCGKNSLHKRHHQCASCGFPEAKRRKYSWIKWYT
- a CDS encoding creatininase family protein; translation: MTEIKTQFDPILRKTLSKKKQIAIIPVGSIEQHGPHLPISTDSDIVTEVAKKISEKLGCLLLPTLSYGVSFEHAPFFNLSVRESTLKTVLTDLCMSLLSNNIKTVFIINGHHGNLKPIKNLDVKLKKISKNKLKVFPLSYWHFMEREFDHAGFVETSLMLAISKNVKMNLAKKGLITEGMTKQEITKIGKLANQSFPKATKNGIWGDPRKATKKDGQVILDEIIKNLGKRCQSCLTGHSS
- a CDS encoding LSm family protein, translated to MSVDMAVKVLDESINQVVLIKLKGNKTIRGNLLGFDQHMNLLLDSSEEIPAEGDSKSLGSIVVRGDNVVMISPPPAQN
- the rpl7ae gene encoding 50S ribosomal protein L7Ae codes for the protein MGKAYYVKFETPEDLVNPILEAVRVSSTSGKVKKGTNEATKAIERGTSKLIVIAEDVEPPEVVAHLPILCEEQGAAYAFVPSKEELGKSLGIDITSAAAAILDAGDAQHIVDQVVSSIAKIKGGKTEE